In Triticum urartu cultivar G1812 chromosome 6, Tu2.1, whole genome shotgun sequence, the following proteins share a genomic window:
- the LOC125515430 gene encoding disease resistance protein RGA5-like, with the protein MQFATGAMSSLLPKLGELLVEEYKLKKSVKKGIEELKAELESMQAALIKVSSVPLDQLDPQVKIWANEVRELSYAIEDSLDSFVTRVEGNEPTKPKIKHLLEKARNEFSKFKARHEIANDIKDIQSQVRKIKKRRDSYKIDDVDANPAATTVDPRLPALYKKLSDLVGIDKPINELIKILSEGVPMPDKNPKIVSIVGFGGLGKTTLAKALYDKLSKTYQCHGFVPVGQNPKAKKVLRDILLELDTELSRATETMAEWQLINQLKKVLAGKRYFIVIDDIWDTQTWETIKLAFMDSHPQSRLIITTRIVDVATEAGGIYHMQPLSDDYSKMLFYTRTSDSEGPAEVTTKILKKCGGVPLAITTIASLLVGKHTEDWSKVYDAIGFGHADNGDVHNTRKILSFSYYDLSSNLKTCLLYLSVFPEDYLIDKISLIWRWVAEGFIPYGEGMEPFELGEIYFNKLVNKSMIRWIDPEDNGGRGGCRVHDMVLDLIRTISNEVNFVTVHDMEHQGTCPGGKSTNKVRRLAVHGNSGEHNCSIAMEHVRSFNVVECSANGMPLLLSFKVLHVLVIEDCVFSEGSSLEHLCKLVQLRYLGLVKTAVKIPEEIGHDLKFLEILDVRGGMISELPPSVGELMNLRCLRADKGTVMKGEIGKLTCLEELQLYSVDKCPNFFTMVGKLTKLRVLNIFFGEMEESAGKALMVSLCNLHKIHSLTVVDDGREAEYSVVLNDSLEDLAPCTKLYGLILPSIVIPRVPSWINQLTVPLLSRLCLHVDAVEVQDVQTIGRLPSLLFLLLWSKDEKNIPYTFGSNEFHKLRLLCTKKIEIAVGEGALPMLEVLRYSASAERKDAASLVPWRRNSCPLLEYVACYLDCTNSSYREVKEAEEALRQASGSRPNAVYLNLRIAKENYDKEAGRFIYKLEEVLGGLDRPGEEGITAGEGDIRDMITSLESLLRDGAEPRVGRYAEQELRGFVTTFKSLLPDAAAGTTIKEEPDNGDATSSADQDQEGAASHC; encoded by the exons ATGCAGTTCGCCACAGGGGCGATGAGCTCTCTCCTCCCCAAGCTGGGAGAGCTGCTCGTAGAGGAGTACAAGCTGAAGAAGAGTGTGAAGAAGGggattgaagaactcaaggccgAGCTCGAGAGCATGCAAGCAGCCCTCATCAAGGTGTCCAGCGTGCCTCTAGATCAACTCGACCCGCAGGTCAAGATTTGGGCCAATGAGGTCAGGGAGTTGTCCTACGCCATCGAGGACAGCCTCGACTCATTCGTGACCCGCGTCGAGGGTAATGAGCCAACCAAGCCCAAAATCAAGCACTTGCTGGAGAAGGCCCGCAATGAGTTCAGCAAGTTCAAGGCACGCCATGAAATAGCCAATGACATCAAAGACATTCAGAGCCAAGTTAGAAAGATCAAGAAACGGCGCGACAGTTACAAGATAGACGATGTTGATGCAAATCCTGCAGCAACTACAGTTGAccctcgtctcccagctctataCAAAAAGTTGTCTGACCTGGTGGGTATTGATAAGCCAATTAATGAGCTGATAAAGATCCTGTCCGAGGGGGTTCCCATGCCTGATAAAAATCCCAAGATAGTCTCTATTGTTGGATTTGGAGGACTGGGAAAGACAACCCTTGCAAAAGCATTGTATGACAAGCTTAGCAAAACATATCAGTGTCATGGTTTTGTTCCAGTGGGTCAGAATCCAAAGGCAAAGAAAGTTCTCAGGGACATCCTGCTTGAACTTGACACTGAGCTATCCAGAGCCACAGAAACAATGGCTGAATGGCAGTTGATCAACCAGCTGAAGAAAGTCCTTGCAGGCAAGAG GTACTTTATTGTTATTGATGACATATGGGATACACAAACATGGGAAACGATTAAGCTTGCTTTCATGGATAGTCATCCACAAAGTAGATTAATCATAACTACCCGTATTGTTGACGTCGCCACAGAAGCTGGTGGTATCTATCACATGCAACCACTTTCTGATGATTACTCCAAAATGTTATTCTATACAAGAACATCTGATAGTGAAGGACCTGCTGAAGTGACTACCAAAATTTTAAAGAAATGTGGTGGTGTGCCATTAGCTATCACTACAATAGCTAGCTTGCTTGTTGGTAAACACACTGAGGACTGGTCTAAGGTGTATGATGCCATTGGTTTTGGGCATGCAGACAATGGAGATGTTCATAACACAAGAAAGATATTATCTTTTAGCTATTATGATCTGTCGTCCAATCTTAAGACATGTTTATTGTATCTTAGTGTGTTTCCTGAAGATTATTTAATTGATAAAATATCACTGATATGGAGGTGGGTTGCCGAAGGATTTATACCATATGGAGAAGGGATGGAACCATTTGAACTTGGAGAGATCTATTTCAACAAGCTTGTAAACAAGAGCATGATACGGTGGATAGATCCTGAAGATAATGGTGGCCGAGGTGGTTGCCGTGTCCATGACATGGTGCTCGATCTCATCCGCACCATATCAAATGAGGTAAACTTTGTCACAGTACATGATATGGAGCATCAAGGCACATGTCCGGGAGGAAAGTCAACCAACAAGGTTCGCAGATTAGCAGTTCATGGAAATAGTGGGGAACACAACTGTAGCATTGCAATGGAGCATGTAAGGTCATTTAATGTTGTTGAGTGCAGTGCCAATGGTATGCCCCTGCTCTTGAGCTTTAAAGTATTGCATGTGCTAGTTATTGAGGACTGTGTTTTTTCGGAAGGTAGTAGTCTTGAGCATctctgtaagttggtgcagttgaGGTACCTGGGGCTAGTGAAGACAGCGGTCAAGATCCCGGAAGAAATAGGGCATGATCTGAAGTTTCTTGAGATATTGGATGTAAGGGGAGGTATGATAAGTGAGCTGCCGCCATCTGTTGGTGAGCTAATGAATTTGAGGTGCCTGCGGGCTGATAAAGGTACAGTGATGAAGGGTGAGATAGGGAAACTGACATGCCTTGAAGAGCTGCAGCTATATTCGGTGGACAAGTGCCCAAACTTCTTCACAATGGTGGGAAAGCTGACAAAGTTAAGGGTGCTTAACATCTTTTTCGGTGAAATGGAGGAGTCTGCAGGCAAGGCTCTGATGGTATCTCTGTGCAACCTTCACAAGATCCATAGTCTGACGGTCGTTGATGATGGTCGTGAGGCCGAGTATTCGGTTGTCCTAAATGATAGCTTGGAAGACTTGGCACCCTGTACAAAGCTGTACGGATTAATTCTGCCTAGCATAGTTATACCGAGGGTGCCATCATGGATCAATCAATTAACTGTTCCACTCCTTTCTCGTCTATGTCTGCATGTGGATGCGGTAGAAGTTCAGGATGTTCAAACCATCGGCAGGTTGCCGTCgctcctcttccttcttctctGGAGTAAGGATGAAAAGAACATACCATATACTTTTGGCAGCAATGAGTTTCACAAGCTGAGACTCTTGTGCACGAAGAAGATTGAGATTGCTGTTGGAGAAGGAGCATTGCCGATGCTTGAAGTGCTGAGATACAGTGCAAGCGCTGAAAGAAAGGACGCTGCCAGCTTGGTGCCGTGGAGGAGAAATAGCTGCCCTTTGCTGGAGTACGTCGCATGTTACCTTGACTGCACTAACAGCAGCTACAGGGAAGTAAAGGAAGCAGAGGAAGCGCTGAGGCAGGCTTCCGGCAGCCGTCCCAATGCTGTGTATCTCAACCTCAGGATAGCAAAAGAAAATTACGACAAGGAGGCAGGTAGATTCATTTATAAACTCGAGGAGGTCCTAGGCGGTTTGGACAGACCGGGGGAGGAGGGCATTACCGCGGGTGAAGGAGATATACGTGACATGATAACATCACTCGAGAGTCTGTTACGTGATGGTGCCGAGCCTCGCGTCGGGCGGTATGCTGAACAAGAGTTACGTGGTTTTGTTACCACGTTCAAGAGTTTGTTACCTGATGCTGCTGCAGGTACCACCATCAAGGAAGAG CCGGATAATGGTGATGCCACCAGCAGTGCCGATCAGGATCAGGAAGGGGCGGCGAGCCACTGTTGA